One Kitasatospora sp. MAP12-44 DNA segment encodes these proteins:
- the mca gene encoding mycothiol conjugate amidase Mca, whose translation MTMRLMAVHAHPDDESSKGAATMARYAAEGVEVLVVTCTGGERGDIQNPAADRPGVRENLGAVRRAELALACEILGVRQRNLGFVDSGLPEGWPLPPLPEGCFASRPLDVAAAELVRVVREFRPHVMLTYDPNGGYPHPDHIMCHQVSVAAFESAGEAGCCPGTGRPWQPSKLYYHVGGSHPERIAALRAELRARGADLSDPALSAQLMRLWQHDPTPLLPLTTRVPCGDWFETRFRALQAHETQIDPDGFWFIHPPDLLRAAWPTEDYYLARSTVPVQLPEDDLFAGITPDTSWPPLPAARPFHPTATEHTEGLADVLH comes from the coding sequence ATGACGATGCGGTTGATGGCCGTGCACGCGCACCCGGACGACGAGTCCAGCAAGGGCGCTGCCACGATGGCCCGTTACGCGGCGGAGGGCGTCGAGGTGCTGGTGGTCACCTGCACCGGCGGCGAACGCGGCGACATCCAGAATCCGGCGGCCGACCGCCCGGGGGTACGGGAGAACCTCGGAGCGGTGCGGCGGGCCGAACTGGCGCTCGCCTGCGAGATCTTGGGAGTACGCCAGCGCAACCTCGGCTTCGTCGACTCGGGCCTGCCGGAGGGCTGGCCGCTGCCGCCGCTGCCCGAGGGCTGCTTCGCGAGCCGTCCGCTGGACGTCGCCGCGGCTGAACTGGTCAGGGTGGTCCGGGAGTTCCGGCCGCACGTGATGCTGACCTACGACCCGAACGGCGGCTACCCGCACCCGGACCACATCATGTGCCACCAGGTCTCGGTGGCGGCCTTCGAGAGCGCCGGGGAGGCCGGCTGCTGCCCCGGCACGGGCCGGCCGTGGCAGCCGTCGAAGCTCTACTACCACGTGGGCGGCTCGCACCCCGAGCGGATCGCCGCCCTGCGGGCCGAACTGCGGGCCCGCGGCGCGGACCTCTCCGACCCCGCGCTGTCGGCGCAGCTGATGCGGCTCTGGCAGCACGACCCGACCCCGCTGCTGCCGCTGACCACCCGGGTGCCGTGCGGCGACTGGTTCGAGACCCGGTTCCGCGCCCTCCAGGCGCACGAGACGCAGATCGATCCGGACGGTTTCTGGTTCATCCACCCGCCGGACCTGCTGCGTGCCGCCTGGCCGACCGAGGACTACTACCTGGCCCGGTCGACCGTCCCGGTGCAGCTGCCCGAGGACGACCTGTTCGCCGGCATCACCCCCGACACGTCCTGGCCGCCGCTCCCTGCCGCCAGACCGTTCCACCCGACCGCGACCGAGCACACCGAGGGACTGGCCGATGTTCTCCACTGA